From the genome of Sphingobacterium sp. UGAL515B_05:
TTGTACGATACCCCTCCCGGTCAGTACCTGATCAGATAAGAGATCGCAAAAATTTCTTTTTGAATTGGAATTTTTATTAAGTTTGCTATAGATTAATCGTGAAGATATGCCGTACAAAGAGCGTGAAATAAATAAATTGTATTATACAATGGGAGAAGTTACAGAAATGTTTGATGTAAATGCGTCCCAAATACGTTTTTATGAGCGTGAATTTGACATTCTACAACCTAAGAAAAACAAAAAAGGCAATCGCTTATTTACGCAAGAAGATATTGCCAATTTAAAGATCATCTTCAATTTGGTTAAAGATAAAGGTTATACACTACAGGGTGCACGTGATTACCTGCGTGACAACAAATCTGAGGCAAAAGAAAATCAACGTGTTGTAGATTCATTGGAGCGGTTGAAGAACTTTCTGCTTGAAGTTCGTGATTCACTATAGTACCTGTGAACTTGTTTTTAAAACTCCTGCAATAGGAAACTTTCCATCGTTTTGACCAACTTCTTCCCGTCTATCCGAGAGGGAAATTCGTTCGATTATAGAACAAATAAGATAACGAGCTGACACATTTTACAGCTGAAAATCATATATTTATTTTAATATCAGTAATAGCGTTATTTTATAAATATAGCCATGAAAGCCCCCCATCACCATCCATACCCACGCCCTGATCTTACAGACCTATTTACAGGACCTTTATCAACAATATATTAGCAACAACAGATAATAGCAAAACGACCATGCAGACAGCATCTATTTTTCAAAACGTCACATTTCAGGACAAAAAACCCAAAATGGACCTCCTGCTAGAAACAAATGGCAGCAAAGAATATCGCTTGGCTTTTGCAGAAGGGCAATATCTAAAGGAGCATAAAACAGCTGCATCAATTATTGTAGAAATTGTCGAAGGCAATATTGATTTTGGCGTTAACGGAAGCAAAATCAGTCTAACAAAAGGCATGTTAGTAACATTAGAGCCGAATGTACCGCACGATCTCTTTGCCATTACCCAAAGTATCGTCCGGCTGTCTATTCATAAAAAAGACTAAAGAAGAGTCTGGGTGACTTAACGATCTTTGAGTTCAATAACCTCCAGGTTCTCAATTTTATCTTTATTGATCTCAAACCGCATTAATGTCCTTACTTTGTGCCAGCCCTGCTTACCTGCTGCCCCAGGGTTGAGATGGAGACAATGGATCTTGGGGTCGAAGATAACCTTTAGGATATGTGAATGTCCAGTGATAAATAATTTAGGTGGATTTTTCATCAATTCCCCTTTTATGCGTGCGGCATATTTCCCTGGATAACCACCAATATGTGTCATAAAGACGTCCACTTCCTCACACCTAAACCTCAAATCTTCTGGAAATTGTAAACGAATTTCTTGACCATCAATGTTTCCGTATACTCCGCGAAGTGGTTTAAAAGCTGCTAACCGATCCGCAACATCAGGATCACCAAAATCGCCCACATGCCATATCTCGTCGCAGGCTGCAAAATGAGTAAATACAGCTTCATCTAAAAAAGAATGTGTATCTGAGAGTAATCCGATCTTTGTCATCACTTAAAAAGCTAAAAAATAAGGTGCCAAGGCATTTCGATAAGCTTCTGAATAAATACCCTTGGCGGCATAAATAACAAACGTACGTTGAGCGAGCCGTTCGACACGTAAGCGTTCAAAGGTAACGATTTTCCGAATGGCCGATTCCCCTTCAAAAGAGCTTATTTGCACTTCATTGGAACAATATAATCCCCTTTCCGCTGAAATTTTAGTCAACGTTTCCGCTAATGCTGTTGGAACGATCAGCACTAATTTTCCCCGATCCGATAAGCGTAAAGCGGCGAAATCAAGCAGTTCAGCAAAAAAATCCAGATCGGTATGACGCGCCAGCTTTTTGCGTTCATCCGGATTATGTAAGGAATCTGTATAAAAAGGTGGATTTGATACGATCAGATCGTAATGCCCTTGTACATCCATTTGTTGAAAGGAGGAAGCATGCAGCACTAAACGTTCCTGGAAAATGGAATTACGGAAGTTTCTGTCAGCCATCGCAGCAGCCAAAGGGTCAATTTCGACAGCCTCTACCCTGCTGTCTACGAGCCGTTGAGCCAACATCAATGCAATGACTCCCGTACCTGTACCTACGTCCAGTACACGATCCACAACTTCTACTTCCAGCAAGGAAGCCAGCAGTACGCCATCTGTGTTAATTTTCATTGCACAGTCAGACTGATCAACCTCAAACTGTTTAAACCGAAATATCGACGCCATACGTCAAAGATAAAACTTTTAGAACCTTTGGTACAAACAAACCAGTGTATCCTGCAATTTATTTGCTAATTTAGTCAGCAACAAATCTATATAAGCCATGAATATCCGTCAGCTTGCTCTAATAATATTGATCATCATTGGTGTGCTTCCTACAAAACTATTGCATGCACAAGAGAATTGTGACCGGCATACAGCTGAAATACTTCCCTTATTGACAAAAACATTGAACAACAATGACTTTGACAAAATTGATCCTTTACTCAATAGTATACAAGCTAGCTGTGGTACCAACGAGTTTGTACAGCGTTTACGTATTCTTATATACATCATTGAAAAAAAGAATACCACAACAGAGATCAAACATTATATAGACAATCAATTCGATAAAAATTTTCTACAAAGACTGGATGCGGCAGACCAGGACGATTTTTCAACACAATACGAACAGCATAAGGAAAAATACAATTTCGTGCCATTAAGGCATCCCCTGGACGGCTTGATAAAAGTAAGAGCCAAAGCCCTGCTTGCTTCCGATAGTTATACGTTAACCGATCAGGAAAAAGATATTTTACAGCTTTTTTCAGATACTGAAGTTGCCAGTGCCGTACAAGACCGACAAGCTAACGAACAAGATAATCAACAGCGGTTTCCAACCCCCAAAGTGTACAGAGATAGACAGAAAGCCAAAATGGGCTATGTTCCTTCAATCGGCGTAGTCACCCCGCTAGGCGGAGCCAACAAAATTTTCGGAACCAACATAAACTTTGGATTTATGCTGATGAGCTCGCTGGAAAGAAAATTTATTTTCGAAGGTGGCTTCAAGGTACGCATCAACTCAAACGACCGCAATATTGATTACAATTACGAGGGCTCCAATGTTTCGGTCAATTCTTCAGCGACCGCATTTATGGGCGGTACTGTAGGTTACAAAGTTTTTGACAACGACAAATTTATACTGATTCCAAAAGGTATCCTTGGCATAGATATTACAGATACCGGCATCACAGAAAGCGCTTATTCTTCCGGTTATTATGATCCGGATGGTTATTATTATGATGGTGGATACACCGATCGTATGGTAACCATCAATAATGTGCACTTAGGACTTGGTCTCGCATCCCTATTTCGCATGAAAAACCAAAAGTACATCGGTTTCGAACTCGGCTATCATTACACGCCTTATGATGCAAGCAGTAAGGTATTGATCCCGATACAGGCAAATTACGGAAGCTTGGAGCTATTCTTCAGGTTTTAAACAAATAGCCTTCAAAAACCTGATGACTTCGCTGACACCAACAGGAACAAAAGCGAGCCGAAGGTTCTTTCTGGCCAATAAGATCAGACACTTTCAGAAAAAAAATACGCCAGATGATGTTTGTATTAAAAAACATCATCTGGCGTATGTAAATCGAAAAAACAAATTCCGCTTGAGAGCAAGTGTCCAAGCCCAAAGGAAGATTTAATTCTTTAAAAGGCGTTGTATCTCATCCAATTTCATTAATGCTTCAACCGGAGTAAGCGAATTAACATCCAGATTATTCAGCATATCCCTGATCTTATTCAAGACAGGATCATCAATAGAAAACATCTGCAATTGGTAGGCCTGTTTTTGGATTTTGCGCATGCTATCTTTAATCTGCTCACCACCTGTGCGCTCCTGCTCCAGCCTTTTCAAGATTTGGTTAGCCCGATTAAGCAACTTTTGCGGCATTCCAGCGAGCTTTGCCACATGGATTCCGAAACTATGCTCTGATCCTCCTGGAACAAGTTTACGCAAGAAAATAACTTTGTTATTAACCTCCTTCACCGTTACATTATAGTTTTTTATACGATCCAGCGAAGTAGTCAGCTCGTTTAATTCATGGTAATGCGTGGCAAACAAGGTTTTTGCCTTAGCAGCAGGATGATTATGTAAAAACTCGGCAATAGCCCAAGCAATAGAAATACCGTCATAAGTGCTTGTACCACGACCGATTTCATCCAAAAGAATAAGACTGCGGTCCGATAGATTATTCATGATGCTCGCGGTTTCATTCATCTCCACCATAAACGTAGATTCACCTGAAGAAAGATTGTCCGAAGCACCTACACGGGTGAAAATTTTGTCAACCAGGCCAATCTTAGCCTCTTTTGCTGGAACGAAGCAACCAATTTGCGCCATTAGCACGATCAATCCAGTCTGACGGAGCAACGCCGATTTACCCGCCATGTTAGGGCCCGTAATAATAATAATCTGCTGTGTTTTCGGATCTAAAAAAGTATCATTGGTAATATAATCCTCACCTATTGGCAGGTTTCTTTCAATGACAGGGTGTCTTCCACCTTTAATATCCAAAATCTTGCTCTCGCTGACTTCGGGTTTTACATAATAGTTTTTCTCCGCTACAACAGCAAAGTTAAGCAGTACATCCAACTTAGCTATGAGCTGGGCGTTGAGCTGAATAGGTTTAATGTATTCTGCAATGGCAACCAATAGCTCAGCATATAATCTATTCTCAAGCGCTTGGATCTTCTCCTCAGCACCGAGAATCTGTTCTTCATATTCTTTAAGTTCCTCCGTAACGTAACGTTCTGCATTCACCAGTGTCTGTTTACGGATCCACGTCGTCGGAACCTTATCTTTGTGTGTATTAGTGACCTCCAGATAATAACCGAAAACATTATTGAACGCTATTTTTAAAGAAGGAATCCCTGTGAGTTCCGCTTCCCTTTTTTGGATCTCAAGCAGATAATCTTTGCCACCAAAAGCGATCTTGCGCAATCGATCCAATTCAGGGTCCACCCCTTCCGCGATTACACTCCCTTTATTGATTGCGACAGGAGGTTCCGCCTGAACCTGTTCCTCTATTTTTTCACGTATAACAGCACAAGCATCTAACTGATCTGAGATTGTCCGAAGAGCATCAGCATCTTTACGATCTGTAAGTTCCTTCAATTTCTCAATAGCATATAATGCGCGCTTCAATTGCACAATTTCCCGCGGATTTGCTTTTTGCAGTCCGATCTTGGAAATTAAACGTTCCAGATCGCCCACCTGTTTGATCTGAACAATCAGTTCATCCCGTAAGTCACGGTTAGTGAAAAAGAAATCGACCACATTCAATCGCTCCTGAATACTCTTTCTGTCTTTGAGCGGCATCACGATCCAGCGCTTGAGCAGACGCGCTCCCATTGGACTGGATGTATGATCCAGTACATCGGATAGCGTAACCGCATTTTCATTCAACGACCCGATTAATTCCAAATTGCGAATCGTAAAACGATCCAGCCACATAAAACGGTCCTCTTCAATACGGGAAAGCGTAGAAATGTGCTGCAGGTTACGATGCTCGGTTTCATTGAGGTAATGCAATGCTACACCAGCAGCAACAACCCCTACGGTCATGCGATCCACGCCAAATCCTTTCATCGACGAGACTTCAAAATGCTTTAATAACGTTTCAGTAGCATAGTCTCCCGTATAAGGCCATTCGTCAAGAAAATAGGTATAATAATGTGATCCGAATTGTTCGATAAAATCCTTACTCTGTTTTTTGGAAAGAATAATTTCTCTCGGTTTAAAGCCTTGAAGCAATTTATCAATATAGGCCACACTACCTTGAGCAACCAGAAATTCGCCTGTTGAAATATCGAGGAAAGAAATACCGATCCGCTCCTTTTCGATAAAAATTGATGCTAAATAATTATTCGATTTCTGTTGAACAATATTGTCACTGTAGGAGACTCCAGGGGTCACCAGCTCGGTCACACCGCGCTTAACGATTGTTTTTGTCGTCTTCGGGTCCTCCAACTGATCACAGATCGCCACCCGTTGGCCAGCACGCACCAGTTTCGGAAGATAGGTTTCCAAGGAATGATGGGGAAAACCAGCCAATGCAGTCTCCGATTCCGAGCCATTGCCACGCTTTGTCAAAACGATGCCCAAAATCTGGGCAGCTTTGATCGCATCCTCACCAAAGGTCTCGTAAAAATCGCCAACACGGAACAACAACAACGCTCCAGGATACTTAATCTTGATCGCATTGTACTGTTGCATCAATGGGGTTACTTTCTTTTCTTTTGCCAACTTTTAAAATCAATTTTTATGAAGCGTAAAAATAGGATAATATCGTCGCTTTGGCAAACGATACACTCAACTTCTCGACAAAATCATTTCCATTAAACAAGAATATAAGCTAAGTTTGTATCCGAAAAAAATTAGTCATGGCCATCAAAAGATCTGGTAAACAAAATACGTCCAGCAAACAACAAAATACCTTCAAAAAAAAATCCTTCACCCCATTGAAGTCCATAAAATCCCCTATCCTGCGCATTGTGACACGGGTAGTCCTTTATTTTATTGGTATTTCACTCTTTTGGGTCATTAGCCTGCGGTTTATTAACCCTCCCATCACTTGGTTGATGATTCAACGTGGGTTTGAGCTAAAAGAACAGGGCAAGGGATTTAAACTGGAAAAAAACTGGCTGGATTACGATGAACTTTCGGACAACCTAAAGTTAGCAGCCATTGCAGGAGAAGATGCTCACTTTATGACACACTGGGGATTCGACATGCAAGGCATTCAGAATGCCATTAAAAAAAATGCACAGGGAAAGAAATTACGCGGCGGAAGTACTATCAGTCAGCAGGTCGCCAAAAATGTCTTTCTATGGCCGGGGCGCTCCTGGTTAAGAAAAGGCTTCGAGACCTACTTTACTATTCTTATCGAAACATTCTGGAGCAAGAAACGCATCCTTGAAGTTTATCTCAATGTGATTGAAATGGGACAGGGAGTTTATGGTGCTGATGCGGCAGCTTCCTATTATTTTAGCAAAACAGGCAGCAATCTTTCCAAAAAACAAGCCGCATTGATTATAGCCATATTACCTAACCCCAGAGAATGGGATGCACGTAACCCATCTGCTTATGTCAATAGACGCGCAAATGCGATAGCAAAATATATGCATCATTACACTATTCCTGAATAAGCGAAACTAAAATATCGCTATTCGACGGATGGATCTGAAGAGAAGCAATACAGATCTATAGATCAAAAAGAAAGGCCATATTAACATATGGCCTTTCTTATATAACTTGTTTTACAACTTACCTAAAAAGTCGTTTATGCCAGCTTTTATGGAAGGGTATTACCCAAGCGTCTTCCATTTGATGCTCATGGGTAATGGTATTATCAAATACTAAGGTATTATCGTTGATGGTACCGTCTGCCAGCAGCTGCTCAAATCCGTCACGGTTAACCACGCCTATGCCCTGATCCGCTTTATAAGCAAATTGCATGCGATCAAATAGTTGAATACCGTACTTGGATTCAAGTCCTTTTAAAAATCGAACCGAACTATCAATAGAACAACCCGATGCAGCGGCGACTTCCTCGTCCACTTTAAGAATAATAAAAAGATTATCCCGCAATTCTGCGGAAGCCGAAAGTGGTTTTCCATGTACTTTCCACTGTTCGGCAAAAGCTTCCAGGTCAGTAACAATCTCCTGCCCCTCTGTCGCCGTTAACAGGCGATCTGCCTGATAAATCCAGATACGCTTCATATGCGAATGATTTTTACAGATCCATCTAGCCGATACGAATCAACTGATTAATCCGATACTGTTTATACTCCCGGATATATGGAGTATAGTCTCCATCCATCCGATTTCATTTAAATATTAAACCAGATTCAACAAGTCGAATCCGGCGTGCCATTGTATTTCATCACAATACCGTGACCCTCAACCCTTATCACTAACCAATATAATACGGAGAGATCATCAAATAAACGATCACGCCAGTAACAGCTACATAAAGCCACATTGGATAAGTAATACGGGCAAGCTTTTTATGACGCTCATAAGAACCCGATATGCCTCTAACAAATGTAAAGAGTACGAAAGGGATAATGATAATGGAAAGCAAAATATGCGTGATCAGGATAAAGAAATAGATCGGTCTCAAAATTCCCTCGCCACCATATTTTGTTTCGATTGAAGTCATGTGATAAGCGACATACATCGCCAGAAAAGCTAAGGAGCAAGCAATACACATTTTGATCAAACGCTCGTGCAAAGGCTTATTGCCCTTTTTTATCGCAGCCACTGCCCAAAAAAGCAGTATAGCCGTAATCCCATTGATAGCCGCGTAGATGGGAGGCAAAAATGTTAGCGGCTTTACATCATACCCCAGCTTTTGTAAATTCACTGTGAAAAGGATAGCAACCACTATCGGGATAGCAATAGATAGCACCCAAATCCATTTACTATACTTTTTCTCCTTGTTAAGACTCTCTTCCATGATATAATTATCTCTTTTGTTCTATTGTAGCTGGATGGTTTCGGACTTCCTCGACCAATAATAATTTGATTTCATCCTCAAGGCGGTCAACATCCGTTTTGACATTAATGTCATAAATACCTCTTATACGTCCTTTTGTATCAAGTAAAAGATAATTAGAACCAATAATAAATGGTTTGCTGCCTTCGTTATTGACAAGTGCATCCTGCAGCAAACTTTCCTTGGCAAATTTAAAGATATCAACAGAAGGATCTGTCACAAAAAACCAAGATTTGGTCCAAGGTTTGTAAACTTTTGCGTATTTGGTTAACACTTCTGGCGTATCGTATGCTGTATCAACTGTAATTGAATATAAGCGGACCTTCTTATTCTGAATAAATCGATTAGCGATTTGATCCAAACGCTTAATCATCGTCCGCGATAATGAAGCATCTCTAGAGTACATCAGATGGACGACAGAAAGTGTTGTATCATTATCCAATAGATGCACTTTCTTGCCATCAAAATTCACAAAATCAACTGGGGGTACAGTATGATAGATGGTATCTGGAATATCACGTCCCCATTTACGATGGGTAGTTCCCGGAACCTCTTTCTTCCCAAAAATTGGCAAAGAAGCGTAGCTATTCGAGCCACTTTTATTTAGTATAAAATATAAAAATCCTGGCAATAAAAGAATTACTGCCAGGATCAATATAGTTTTAATACCTTTCTTTTGTCCAGTATTATTATCCATTCACTTTACCTATTTATTTGGAAACAATTGATGTTCTTGAAAAGCAGATGCCAAGTGCCCTCCTTCAACAAGCATCAAAACAATAAAATAAATAATAAAAATAAACACAATTGCAACGGTAACAATGAAACTTGACTTTTCGAATTTCAAGTGCATAAAGAATGCAACGATATAATAAGCTTTAACTAAAGTAAGCACGATATAAATAGTATTTACTAACGCACCTTTAGCTAAAATTTGCCAGTGGTGTACAAAGCCCAATGCAATTAAAAACTCTAGACAAGTAAGGGCCAAAAGTACACCAAATACTCTCCAGATGGCTTTCTTATCCATTCCACCTTCGTGAGCGTGCTCGCCATGAGCGATATTATCTTGATATTGTGACATAGCTATCTAAATTTATTATTTCGGAATTAGATTAAGTAGAAGAACGTAAAGACGAATACCCACACTAAATCCACAAAGTGCCAATATAAACCTACTTTCTCGATCATAAGGTAAGAACCACGATTTTCGAATGTATTATTTAATGTCATACATAGAATAATGATATTCAAAATAATTCCCACAGTAACGTGGAAACCGTGAAAACCAGTAATTGTAAAGAACAAGTTAGCAAACTGCAAGGCCGAAGTATAAGAAATGTCATGTGTGAAATATGGCATTAATGCTGTTTTGATGGCATCACCTTCCAAACCTGTTGCTGGATTTTTACCAAACCAGAAACCCATGTGGTGTAAGTGAGTCCACTCGATAGCCTGACAACCAACGAAACAGATACCTCCCAAAATAGTCCAAAGCATCCATTTAACAACTTCATTTTTTTGATTACGATGACCAGCTTCCACGGCCAAAACCATCGTTACAGATGACATAATCAAAATGAAGGTCATCAAACCGACAAATACCAACGGTTGACCATGTTCTGCAATTCCTGGGATAGATTGGAAGATCTTATCGGGATCAGGCCATGTTGGATGAGAAAAGCGTTGTGCGCCATAATAAACCAAAAATGCAGAAAATGTGAAGGCATCCCCTACCAAGAAAAACCACATCATGATTTTTCCAT
Proteins encoded in this window:
- a CDS encoding MerR family transcriptional regulator, giving the protein MPYKEREINKLYYTMGEVTEMFDVNASQIRFYEREFDILQPKKNKKGNRLFTQEDIANLKIIFNLVKDKGYTLQGARDYLRDNKSEAKENQRVVDSLERLKNFLLEVRDSL
- a CDS encoding cupin domain-containing protein, giving the protein MQTASIFQNVTFQDKKPKMDLLLETNGSKEYRLAFAEGQYLKEHKTAASIIVEIVEGNIDFGVNGSKISLTKGMLVTLEPNVPHDLFAITQSIVRLSIHKKD
- a CDS encoding metallophosphoesterase family protein is translated as MTKIGLLSDTHSFLDEAVFTHFAACDEIWHVGDFGDPDVADRLAAFKPLRGVYGNIDGQEIRLQFPEDLRFRCEEVDVFMTHIGGYPGKYAARIKGELMKNPPKLFITGHSHILKVIFDPKIHCLHLNPGAAGKQGWHKVRTLMRFEINKDKIENLEVIELKDR
- a CDS encoding tRNA1(Val) (adenine(37)-N6)-methyltransferase yields the protein MASIFRFKQFEVDQSDCAMKINTDGVLLASLLEVEVVDRVLDVGTGTGVIALMLAQRLVDSRVEAVEIDPLAAAMADRNFRNSIFQERLVLHASSFQQMDVQGHYDLIVSNPPFYTDSLHNPDERKKLARHTDLDFFAELLDFAALRLSDRGKLVLIVPTALAETLTKISAERGLYCSNEVQISSFEGESAIRKIVTFERLRVERLAQRTFVIYAAKGIYSEAYRNALAPYFLAF
- the mutS gene encoding DNA mismatch repair protein MutS, producing MAKEKKVTPLMQQYNAIKIKYPGALLLFRVGDFYETFGEDAIKAAQILGIVLTKRGNGSESETALAGFPHHSLETYLPKLVRAGQRVAICDQLEDPKTTKTIVKRGVTELVTPGVSYSDNIVQQKSNNYLASIFIEKERIGISFLDISTGEFLVAQGSVAYIDKLLQGFKPREIILSKKQSKDFIEQFGSHYYTYFLDEWPYTGDYATETLLKHFEVSSMKGFGVDRMTVGVVAAGVALHYLNETEHRNLQHISTLSRIEEDRFMWLDRFTIRNLELIGSLNENAVTLSDVLDHTSSPMGARLLKRWIVMPLKDRKSIQERLNVVDFFFTNRDLRDELIVQIKQVGDLERLISKIGLQKANPREIVQLKRALYAIEKLKELTDRKDADALRTISDQLDACAVIREKIEEQVQAEPPVAINKGSVIAEGVDPELDRLRKIAFGGKDYLLEIQKREAELTGIPSLKIAFNNVFGYYLEVTNTHKDKVPTTWIRKQTLVNAERYVTEELKEYEEQILGAEEKIQALENRLYAELLVAIAEYIKPIQLNAQLIAKLDVLLNFAVVAEKNYYVKPEVSESKILDIKGGRHPVIERNLPIGEDYITNDTFLDPKTQQIIIITGPNMAGKSALLRQTGLIVLMAQIGCFVPAKEAKIGLVDKIFTRVGASDNLSSGESTFMVEMNETASIMNNLSDRSLILLDEIGRGTSTYDGISIAWAIAEFLHNHPAAKAKTLFATHYHELNELTTSLDRIKNYNVTVKEVNNKVIFLRKLVPGGSEHSFGIHVAKLAGMPQKLLNRANQILKRLEQERTGGEQIKDSMRKIQKQAYQLQMFSIDDPVLNKIRDMLNNLDVNSLTPVEALMKLDEIQRLLKN
- the mtgA gene encoding monofunctional biosynthetic peptidoglycan transglycosylase; this translates as MAIKRSGKQNTSSKQQNTFKKKSFTPLKSIKSPILRIVTRVVLYFIGISLFWVISLRFINPPITWLMIQRGFELKEQGKGFKLEKNWLDYDELSDNLKLAAIAGEDAHFMTHWGFDMQGIQNAIKKNAQGKKLRGGSTISQQVAKNVFLWPGRSWLRKGFETYFTILIETFWSKKRILEVYLNVIEMGQGVYGADAAASYYFSKTGSNLSKKQAALIIAILPNPREWDARNPSAYVNRRANAIAKYMHHYTIPE
- a CDS encoding ABC transporter ATPase, producing MKRIWIYQADRLLTATEGQEIVTDLEAFAEQWKVHGKPLSASAELRDNLFIILKVDEEVAAASGCSIDSSVRFLKGLESKYGIQLFDRMQFAYKADQGIGVVNRDGFEQLLADGTINDNTLVFDNTITHEHQMEDAWVIPFHKSWHKRLFR
- a CDS encoding DUF420 domain-containing protein, whose amino-acid sequence is MEESLNKEKKYSKWIWVLSIAIPIVVAILFTVNLQKLGYDVKPLTFLPPIYAAINGITAILLFWAVAAIKKGNKPLHERLIKMCIACSLAFLAMYVAYHMTSIETKYGGEGILRPIYFFILITHILLSIIIIPFVLFTFVRGISGSYERHKKLARITYPMWLYVAVTGVIVYLMISPYYIG
- a CDS encoding SCO family protein → MDNNTGQKKGIKTILILAVILLLPGFLYFILNKSGSNSYASLPIFGKKEVPGTTHRKWGRDIPDTIYHTVPPVDFVNFDGKKVHLLDNDTTLSVVHLMYSRDASLSRTMIKRLDQIANRFIQNKKVRLYSITVDTAYDTPEVLTKYAKVYKPWTKSWFFVTDPSVDIFKFAKESLLQDALVNNEGSKPFIIGSNYLLLDTKGRIRGIYDINVKTDVDRLEDEIKLLLVEEVRNHPATIEQKR
- a CDS encoding cytochrome C oxidase subunit IV family protein, whose translation is MSQYQDNIAHGEHAHEGGMDKKAIWRVFGVLLALTCLEFLIALGFVHHWQILAKGALVNTIYIVLTLVKAYYIVAFFMHLKFEKSSFIVTVAIVFIFIIYFIVLMLVEGGHLASAFQEHQLFPNK
- a CDS encoding cytochrome c oxidase subunit 3, which codes for MSTTVSQLDKVKTGPWNGGKSPWNLEYGKIMMWFFLVGDAFTFSAFLVYYGAQRFSHPTWPDPDKIFQSIPGIAEHGQPLVFVGLMTFILIMSSVTMVLAVEAGHRNQKNEVVKWMLWTILGGICFVGCQAIEWTHLHHMGFWFGKNPATGLEGDAIKTALMPYFTHDISYTSALQFANLFFTITGFHGFHVTVGIILNIIILCMTLNNTFENRGSYLMIEKVGLYWHFVDLVWVFVFTFFYLI